One part of the Malus sylvestris chromosome 2, drMalSylv7.2, whole genome shotgun sequence genome encodes these proteins:
- the LOC126613903 gene encoding uncharacterized protein LOC126613903, with translation MVRTNLKGETMGLMEKRTALEAEINAIIERLTQPGGPGISGNLLDSEGFPREDIDIPAVRAERRRLAELRNDHKEVTEKLNRNIEVLHSARLTPKQSSLKDSDGQSASVVNVVVSASSTNVHTGSTNTMDVDVIVSVPFALVDEIADESPAAEDGLQLGDQIVKFGSVENGDNLLQKLASEAQANQGRGIPVILVRQGAQVNLTMTPRTWQGRGLLGCHFRIL, from the exons ATGGTGCGAACGAATCTGAAGGGGGAGACGATGGGCCTGATGGAGAAGAGGACTGCCCTGGAGGCGGAGATCAACGCCATCATCGAGCGTCTTACTCAGCCCGGCGGCCCTGGAATCTCCGGCAACCTCCTTGACTCCGAG GGTTTTCCTCGCGAAGACATTGACATCCCAGCTGTGCGAGCGGAAAGGCGTCGTCTTGCGG AATTGCGAAATGATCACAAAGAGGTTACCGAGAAATTGAACCGAAATATAGAAGTTCTGCATTCGGCAAGGCTTACTCCGAAACAATCATCACTCAAAGATTCAG ATGGCCAAAGCGCATCAGTTGTCAACGTGGTTGTATCTGCATCCTCAACCAATGTTCATACTGGTTCTACCAATACCATGGATGTGGATGTGATTGTGAGTGTACCCTTTGCGTTGGTGGATGAGATAGCTGATGAATCACCAGCAGCAGAGGATGGTTTGCAGCTTGGAGATCAGATTGTTAAATTTGGTAGTGTAGAAAATGGCGATAATTTGTTGCAGAAACTTGCTTCCGAGGCTCAAGCTAATCAGGGCCGTGGGATACCTGTAATACTTGTAAGGCAAGGTGCTCAAGTCAACTTAACCATGACACCTAGAACATGGCAAGGCAGGGGTCTACTCGG CTGCCATTTCCGGATCTTGTGA